The Paenibacillus sp. RUD330 genome has a segment encoding these proteins:
- a CDS encoding ABC transporter ATP-binding protein, whose amino-acid sequence MAGEEVQILNGVDLHIPRGDFVAIIGPSGSGKSTLMNMIGCLDTPTSGSYRLDGIEVKGLSDNRLAEVRNRKIGFIFQSFHLLPRLSAFENVELPLVYRGLAAKERKAAAETALAKVGLQDRMHHRPNQLSGGQMQRVAIARALAGEPPILLADEPTGALDTKTGADVLGLMEQLNSQGHTIVLITHDLDVAARAKRTVFMKDGLLSEERGDGREAFARNSHGLEEHTG is encoded by the coding sequence ATGGCCGGAGAGGAAGTGCAGATCCTGAATGGAGTGGATCTGCACATTCCCCGCGGAGATTTCGTCGCCATCATCGGCCCGTCCGGCTCCGGCAAGTCCACGCTCATGAACATGATCGGTTGCCTCGATACGCCGACCTCCGGCAGCTACAGGCTGGACGGCATCGAGGTGAAGGGCTTGTCGGACAACCGGCTGGCGGAGGTGCGCAACCGCAAGATCGGCTTCATCTTCCAAAGCTTCCATCTCCTCCCGCGCCTCAGCGCGTTCGAGAACGTCGAGCTGCCGCTCGTCTATCGCGGGCTCGCCGCGAAGGAGAGGAAGGCTGCGGCGGAGACGGCGCTGGCCAAGGTGGGCCTGCAGGACCGGATGCATCACCGGCCGAACCAGCTGTCCGGAGGCCAGATGCAGCGGGTCGCGATCGCCCGGGCGCTGGCGGGCGAGCCGCCGATCCTGCTTGCCGACGAGCCTACGGGAGCGCTGGATACGAAGACGGGAGCGGATGTGCTCGGCCTCATGGAGCAGCTCAACTCCCAGGGGCATACGATCGTCCTCATCACGCATGATCTCGATGTGGCCGCCAGGGCGAAGCGGACCGTGTTCATGAAGGACGGACTGCTGAGCGAGGAAAGGGGGGACGGACGTGAAGCTTTCGCAAGGAATTCGCATGGCCTGGAAGAGCATACTGGCTAA
- a CDS encoding efflux RND transporter periplasmic adaptor subunit: MRKWLLILGFMVIAGGGAVYYFLQSKGTEGTASAAEARSVQASQGNLEVKVSGTGTVAAADTATVKAGYQGTVSKVLVSAGDVVKKGQVLAQFETVDNSMQIRQKQLDKQKQELQIQNLKEQYWSESDESKQAQTKLDLDSARLSLQQTENEIADLQKADAENHDIKAPIGGTVTAVTLTAGDNTNAGADAAVITDYSQLTFAVNADELDVPKLKIGQTAEITLNALTDKTFTGKITSIAKEGVSSNGVATYPVTLSMTEAAGVLAGMSGSAEIVTESAENAVLVPVDAVVTFGGKSYVRVPQGTEGAAAVGAGTEGGQGAGSVPGGQSGADRQGGAGQSGGGGRNGSGGQWAAEGAGQGAGAGAGAGAAGTGAGSESRMSRMTLGGQLKEVTTGLANDTYVQIKSGLSAGDTVLIALPTGTVGGSTGQSSTTRAREFGGMGAGGFGGGMGTGGFGGNMGGAGSTTRTGGGGTR; this comes from the coding sequence ATGAGAAAGTGGCTGCTCATATTGGGATTCATGGTCATTGCCGGCGGCGGAGCGGTATATTACTTCCTGCAGTCGAAAGGGACCGAAGGCACGGCATCCGCTGCGGAAGCCCGCAGCGTGCAAGCCTCGCAGGGCAATCTGGAAGTGAAGGTGTCGGGGACGGGAACGGTAGCCGCGGCCGATACGGCGACCGTGAAAGCCGGCTATCAGGGGACAGTCAGCAAAGTGCTGGTCTCGGCCGGCGACGTCGTGAAGAAAGGACAAGTGCTGGCTCAGTTCGAGACGGTCGATAATTCGATGCAGATCCGGCAGAAGCAGCTGGACAAGCAGAAGCAGGAGCTGCAGATCCAGAACCTGAAGGAGCAGTACTGGAGCGAAAGCGACGAATCGAAGCAGGCGCAGACGAAGCTCGATCTCGACTCGGCCAGGCTGAGCCTGCAGCAGACGGAGAACGAGATCGCCGATCTGCAGAAAGCGGACGCCGAGAACCATGATATCAAGGCGCCGATCGGCGGAACCGTCACGGCCGTAACGCTGACGGCAGGGGACAACACGAATGCCGGCGCAGATGCGGCTGTCATTACGGATTACTCGCAGCTGACCTTCGCGGTGAACGCGGACGAGCTGGATGTTCCGAAGCTGAAGATCGGACAAACCGCCGAAATTACGCTCAATGCCCTGACCGATAAAACCTTCACGGGCAAAATCACTTCCATTGCCAAAGAAGGCGTGAGCAGCAATGGAGTCGCTACGTACCCGGTCACGCTGTCCATGACGGAGGCGGCCGGCGTGCTGGCCGGAATGTCCGGCTCGGCCGAGATTGTGACGGAATCGGCTGAAAATGCCGTCCTGGTCCCGGTCGATGCGGTGGTGACCTTCGGCGGTAAATCCTATGTGCGCGTGCCTCAAGGAACGGAAGGGGCAGCGGCGGTCGGTGCGGGAACCGAAGGCGGGCAAGGCGCCGGCAGCGTTCCGGGCGGCCAGTCCGGCGCTGACCGCCAAGGCGGAGCCGGCCAGTCCGGAGGAGGCGGAAGGAACGGCTCCGGCGGCCAATGGGCGGCGGAAGGCGCCGGGCAGGGCGCTGGAGCCGGTGCTGGAGCAGGAGCCGCCGGAACCGGAGCCGGCTCCGAATCCCGGATGAGCCGGATGACGCTGGGCGGCCAGCTGAAGGAAGTGACGACCGGGCTTGCCAATGATACGTACGTGCAGATCAAGTCGGGACTGTCCGCAGGCGATACGGTGCTGATCGCGCTGCCGACCGGCACGGTCGGAGGTTCCACCGGCCAGAGCAGCACGACCCGGGCCCGCGAGTTCGGCGGAATGGGAGCGGGCGGCTTCGGAGGCGGAATGGGAACGGGCGGCTTCGGCGGCAATATGGGCGGAGCCGGCTCGACGACCCGTACCGGAGGAGGGGGAACCCGATGA
- the murA gene encoding UDP-N-acetylglucosamine 1-carboxyvinyltransferase produces MSKIVVRGGRRLEGTVRVHGAKNAVLPILAASLLATEGESVINDVPLLDDVLIIRQLLETLGAKLDLSGETMTISAENLTSYEAPYEWVSKMRASIQVMGPLLARLGRVRISLPGGCAIGTRPIEQHLKGFEAMGAEITMGQGFIEAVAPGRLKGAKIYLDVASVGATENIIAAAALAEGTTTLENAAKEPEIVDLANYLNAMGARIRGAGTGVIRIEGVEKLTGAQHTVIPDRIEAGTFLIAGAITGGNVFVEGAIGDHLGPVIAKLQEMGVQIIEEDNGIRVRADRPLKGADIKTLPHPGFPTDVQSQMMALLLVTEGTSVVTETVFENRFMHVEEFRKMNASIKVDGRTAIITGGVPLSGAKVTATDLRAGAALICAGLVADGETEVGGLHHVDRGYVDIAGKLAALGADIYRTSEEEAAEEVLEPVVLASIRKAAEREVEEVQVAAAAASEDEDSYSSKRQVKVEDVEASMA; encoded by the coding sequence ATGAGTAAAATTGTCGTTCGCGGAGGCCGCAGACTGGAAGGAACCGTGCGTGTGCACGGGGCGAAAAACGCCGTTCTTCCCATTCTGGCCGCTTCGCTACTCGCAACGGAAGGAGAAAGCGTCATTAACGACGTTCCCCTCCTTGATGACGTCCTGATCATTCGCCAGCTGCTGGAGACGCTCGGAGCCAAGCTTGACCTATCCGGCGAAACCATGACGATCTCGGCGGAGAACCTGACATCCTACGAGGCTCCTTACGAATGGGTCAGCAAGATGCGGGCATCGATCCAAGTCATGGGTCCGCTGCTTGCCCGCCTGGGCCGTGTTCGCATCTCCCTTCCGGGAGGCTGCGCCATCGGCACCCGCCCGATCGAGCAGCATCTCAAGGGATTCGAGGCGATGGGCGCCGAGATCACGATGGGTCAAGGCTTCATCGAAGCCGTCGCCCCGGGCCGTCTCAAAGGCGCGAAGATCTACTTGGACGTCGCCAGCGTAGGCGCGACGGAGAACATCATCGCGGCCGCAGCGCTCGCCGAAGGAACGACTACCCTTGAGAACGCGGCCAAAGAGCCTGAGATCGTCGATCTCGCGAACTACCTCAACGCCATGGGAGCCCGCATCCGCGGAGCCGGCACGGGGGTCATCCGGATCGAAGGCGTCGAGAAGCTGACCGGCGCCCAGCATACGGTCATTCCCGATCGCATCGAAGCGGGCACATTCCTGATCGCCGGCGCGATCACCGGAGGCAACGTATTCGTGGAAGGCGCCATCGGCGACCACCTCGGACCCGTGATCGCCAAGCTGCAGGAGATGGGCGTCCAGATCATCGAAGAGGACAACGGCATCCGCGTCCGTGCGGACCGTCCGCTGAAGGGCGCCGACATCAAAACGCTGCCCCATCCGGGCTTCCCGACCGATGTGCAGTCCCAGATGATGGCTCTGCTGCTTGTCACGGAAGGCACTTCCGTCGTGACCGAGACGGTGTTCGAGAACCGCTTCATGCATGTGGAGGAGTTCCGCAAGATGAACGCCAGCATCAAAGTGGACGGCCGTACGGCCATCATCACGGGCGGAGTGCCGCTGTCGGGCGCCAAAGTGACGGCGACGGACCTTCGCGCCGGAGCTGCGTTGATCTGCGCCGGCCTCGTAGCCGACGGAGAGACCGAAGTCGGCGGACTGCACCATGTGGACCGCGGCTATGTGGACATCGCCGGCAAGCTCGCCGCTTTGGGCGCCGACATCTACCGGACGTCGGAGGAAGAAGCCGCCGAGGAAGTGCTGGAGCCGGTCGTGCTCGCTTCCATCCGCAAGGCCGCGGAGCGTGAAGTCGAAGAGGTCCAGGTGGCAGCCGCCGCCGCATCCGAGGACGAGGACAGCTACAGCAGCAAGCGGCAGGTTAAGGTCGAGGACGTCGAGGCGTCCATGGCCTGA
- a CDS encoding DUF1146 domain-containing protein, whose protein sequence is MNSNQVWSSLGWNGLFSIAVTIGSILLAWYLLQELKLDTWFKQPRSPRARVFIAVLAVVIGHSFARFILDYWSWTSMLKLL, encoded by the coding sequence ATGAACAGTAATCAAGTATGGTCGTCGCTTGGATGGAACGGGCTGTTCTCCATCGCCGTGACGATCGGAAGCATCTTGCTTGCCTGGTACCTGCTGCAGGAGCTCAAGCTGGATACTTGGTTCAAGCAGCCGAGAAGCCCGAGAGCGCGCGTCTTTATTGCGGTTCTTGCCGTTGTGATCGGGCACTCGTTCGCCCGCTTCATCCTGGATTACTGGTCCTGGACATCCATGCTGAAGCTGCTCTGA
- a CDS encoding S8 family serine peptidase → MKARIQAHAAHSRALRCGHAAALLAAVTLAAAPSMPPGSASGMAAKPDDDARIQQEGPAAPKANDPGLAKQAFLDQIGADKAWKLVTEQTSITIAVVDTGVDLDHPDLQPNLLPGINLLKPDEPPRDDNGHGTSVAGVVAAAGNNGKGVAGVIWKARILPIKALDHNGYGDERQLGEGIRKAISEGARIVVLSVGLYHSSPYMRDIAALAEQKGVLLVAAAGNDGRRFGSRAAVKYPAAYPTVLAVGGVGPDGLPDSRSNQGPELDIAAPWKVYTTAAGGGYHYVEGTSMAAPQAAAAAALLWAKYPSLKPYQIRSMLRQTAKDEGGKGFDYGAGYGLLRIDSALADRYKADPHEPDDSAKAAAVLPLGKQLSGQLSGSGDQDWYRLECPYDGIVSLDYTQLTSPGAGASAVRIELEEAGGVKKMPLKLRNHKLEWRVRKGTNRLMLRLEPGSGAKQVPYLLSTRLRMLPDKGENNDTAGRAYPLADRSLEFQGTFHQAADVDWYSIRVAKKGTMRLQVEAGTMRMDPAFAYRRAGGEALVVDSNGEGVAETSPLIPVTPGTYEIKVWDAGEDAAAPATGYYTLKVTRGG, encoded by the coding sequence ATGAAAGCAAGGATTCAAGCTCACGCCGCCCATAGCCGCGCGCTCAGATGCGGCCATGCCGCGGCTCTTCTTGCGGCCGTCACCCTGGCGGCAGCCCCGTCCATGCCGCCGGGCAGCGCGAGCGGCATGGCGGCGAAGCCCGACGACGACGCCCGGATCCAGCAAGAAGGGCCGGCAGCTCCCAAGGCGAACGATCCCGGCTTGGCGAAGCAAGCTTTTCTCGATCAGATCGGAGCCGACAAGGCCTGGAAGCTGGTCACGGAGCAGACATCCATTACCATCGCGGTCGTAGACACAGGCGTGGATCTGGATCATCCCGATCTTCAGCCCAATCTGCTTCCGGGCATCAATCTGCTGAAGCCGGATGAGCCTCCGCGGGACGACAACGGCCACGGCACAAGCGTCGCGGGGGTCGTGGCGGCAGCGGGCAACAACGGCAAGGGAGTGGCGGGAGTCATCTGGAAAGCCCGCATCCTGCCGATCAAGGCTCTCGACCATAACGGCTATGGCGACGAACGCCAGCTTGGCGAGGGCATCCGCAAGGCCATCTCGGAAGGAGCGCGCATCGTCGTGTTGTCCGTAGGGCTGTACCATTCCTCTCCGTACATGAGGGATATCGCCGCCCTGGCCGAACAGAAGGGCGTGCTTCTCGTTGCCGCCGCAGGCAACGACGGCCGCCGCTTCGGCAGCCGCGCCGCCGTGAAGTATCCGGCTGCTTATCCGACGGTGCTGGCCGTTGGAGGAGTCGGTCCCGACGGACTGCCGGACTCGCGCTCCAACCAAGGGCCGGAGCTGGACATCGCTGCTCCGTGGAAGGTGTATACGACGGCTGCGGGCGGCGGATACCATTACGTGGAGGGCACCTCGATGGCTGCTCCCCAGGCTGCCGCAGCAGCAGCGCTGCTCTGGGCCAAATACCCGTCGCTGAAGCCTTACCAGATTCGTTCCATGCTGCGGCAGACGGCCAAAGACGAGGGGGGAAAGGGATTCGACTATGGAGCCGGCTACGGCCTTCTGAGAATCGATTCCGCTCTCGCCGACCGCTACAAGGCTGATCCGCATGAGCCGGACGACTCGGCCAAGGCAGCCGCCGTGCTTCCTCTGGGCAAGCAGCTGTCTGGACAGCTATCCGGATCCGGGGATCAGGATTGGTACCGTCTGGAATGCCCGTACGACGGCATCGTCAGCCTGGACTACACCCAGCTCACTTCTCCCGGAGCCGGCGCGTCCGCCGTCCGGATCGAGCTGGAGGAAGCGGGGGGCGTCAAGAAAATGCCTCTGAAGCTCCGCAACCATAAGCTTGAATGGCGCGTCAGAAAAGGAACGAACCGGCTGATGCTGCGGCTCGAACCCGGAAGCGGCGCGAAGCAGGTGCCCTATCTGCTCTCCACGCGTCTGCGCATGCTGCCAGACAAGGGGGAGAACAATGATACGGCAGGCAGAGCCTATCCTTTGGCCGACCGCTCCCTCGAGTTTCAAGGAACCTTCCATCAAGCGGCGGATGTGGACTGGTATTCGATCCGGGTCGCCAAGAAAGGCACGATGAGGCTGCAGGTGGAGGCAGGCACGATGCGGATGGATCCGGCCTTCGCCTACCGCAGGGCCGGAGGAGAAGCTCTGGTTGTGGACAGCAACGGGGAAGGCGTAGCGGAAACAAGTCCGCTTATTCCCGTCACCCCCGGCACGTACGAAATCAAGGTATGGGATGCGGGGGAAGACGCGGCGGCGCCGGCAACGGGCTACTATACGCTCAAGGTGACGCGCGGCGGCTGA
- a CDS encoding DNA starvation/stationary phase protection protein produces the protein MATQTASRGKAAKNTKTQDALNRQVASMGVLYMKLHSFHWNVSGPNFYTLHVKFEEFYNAVTLMFDEAAERLIGIGGKPVSTMKGMLDLSSIKEATEKEDAETMVRNLIDDFNTLAEDMKVAAETAEEEDDAATGDILTGMVEQLDQHRWMLEKFLA, from the coding sequence ATGGCAACTCAAACCGCCAGCCGCGGCAAAGCGGCAAAGAATACGAAGACGCAGGATGCGCTGAACCGTCAAGTCGCTTCGATGGGCGTACTGTACATGAAGCTCCATTCCTTCCATTGGAATGTGTCCGGTCCTAATTTCTATACTCTCCACGTCAAGTTCGAGGAGTTCTATAATGCCGTCACGCTCATGTTCGACGAAGCGGCGGAACGCCTGATCGGAATCGGCGGCAAGCCGGTATCCACCATGAAGGGCATGCTGGATCTGTCTTCCATCAAGGAGGCGACGGAAAAGGAAGATGCCGAAACGATGGTGCGGAATCTGATCGACGACTTCAATACCCTTGCCGAGGACATGAAGGTAGCCGCCGAAACGGCCGAAGAAGAAGACGATGCGGCGACGGGCGACATTCTGACCGGCATGGTGGAGCAGCTGGATCAGCACCGCTGGATGCTGGAGAAGTTTTTGGCGTAG
- a CDS encoding YheC/YheD family protein: MPTIKKYVKTYNSRTLWGKLRVSRMLRKDSATAHFVPRTAAFSRKQLKKMASRFEILYIKPNIGSLGMGIHRLRRKGSGYELASVIFRKQISRSFGNLDQVYEHIRKTRKSGKLIIQRGIQLDRIEGKPYDIRAMVQRKPKGPWTCTALIVKVALPNRIVTNAHQGAKLYLLSKLWEMQGMGSSPARANNEFIGESALAISKSLSRRYGGMREMGIDFAIDRSKRLWVLEVNTNHPQYGAFKKIDRAVYNRVKSFARSYGRKDD; encoded by the coding sequence ATGCCAACAATAAAAAAATACGTCAAAACCTATAATTCCCGCACCCTTTGGGGAAAACTTCGAGTAAGCCGGATGCTGCGCAAAGATTCCGCTACGGCGCACTTTGTTCCCCGGACGGCCGCCTTCTCCCGCAAGCAGCTGAAGAAAATGGCTTCGCGCTTTGAAATTCTGTATATCAAGCCGAATATAGGCTCTCTGGGCATGGGAATCCATAGGCTTCGGCGCAAAGGGAGCGGGTACGAGCTCGCCTCCGTGATTTTCCGCAAACAGATCTCCCGCTCGTTCGGGAATCTCGACCAGGTGTACGAACATATCCGGAAAACCCGCAAATCCGGAAAGCTGATCATCCAGCGCGGCATTCAGCTCGACCGGATCGAAGGCAAGCCATACGACATCCGCGCCATGGTACAGCGCAAGCCCAAAGGACCCTGGACCTGCACGGCTCTGATAGTCAAGGTGGCGCTGCCCAATCGCATCGTGACCAACGCCCATCAGGGCGCCAAGCTCTACCTGCTGTCCAAGCTATGGGAAATGCAAGGAATGGGATCTTCCCCCGCCCGCGCCAACAACGAGTTCATCGGAGAGTCGGCGCTGGCGATATCCAAGTCGTTGTCCCGCCGTTACGGCGGCATGCGCGAGATGGGAATCGACTTCGCGATCGACCGGAGCAAAAGGCTGTGGGTGCTGGAGGTCAATACGAACCATCCCCAGTACGGGGCCTTCAAAAAGATCGACCGAGCCGTCTACAACCGGGTCAAAAGCTTCGCCCGCAGCTATGGACGCAAGGACGACTGA
- a CDS encoding CpsB/CapC family capsule biosynthesis tyrosine phosphatase, with translation MIDIHTHILPGIDDGARNVEQTLALARAAQLEGITDIIATPHHANGAYWNMAADVRELTRRTGELLLQHGIPIALHPGQEIRVHAELLDNWEKRELLTLADTPYMLLEMPTAEIPSGMAELVYELTLQGVRPVIAHPERNEQAMREPALLEELISLGAWGQVTTHSLLGLYGRSIEKASWSMMRSGLVHLVSSDAHHAERRGFRLAAAYAAISERLGDDWKAYFMQNAASLLAGDDLLGTEQLQAAAASGGRPQGLLRSLFGRRSR, from the coding sequence ATGATCGATATCCATACCCACATCCTTCCCGGCATCGACGACGGAGCCCGGAACGTGGAGCAAACGCTCGCTTTGGCGAGAGCGGCGCAGCTTGAAGGCATCACCGATATCATCGCTACCCCTCATCACGCCAACGGAGCTTATTGGAATATGGCAGCCGACGTGCGGGAGCTGACGCGCCGGACCGGAGAGCTGCTGCTGCAGCATGGCATACCGATTGCTTTGCATCCGGGCCAAGAGATCCGTGTCCATGCGGAACTGCTCGACAATTGGGAGAAGCGGGAGCTGCTGACGCTTGCGGATACCCCCTATATGCTGCTTGAAATGCCGACTGCGGAGATTCCTTCCGGAATGGCCGAGCTGGTCTATGAGCTGACGCTTCAAGGGGTGCGGCCTGTCATTGCCCATCCTGAACGCAATGAGCAGGCGATGCGGGAGCCTGCTCTTCTGGAAGAGCTCATCTCGCTCGGGGCTTGGGGACAAGTGACGACGCATTCGCTGCTGGGGCTGTACGGAAGATCGATCGAGAAGGCTTCCTGGTCGATGATGCGCTCCGGTCTCGTCCATCTCGTCTCCTCGGATGCGCATCATGCGGAGCGCCGGGGATTCCGCTTGGCGGCCGCCTATGCCGCCATCTCCGAACGGCTCGGGGATGACTGGAAAGCTTATTTCATGCAAAATGCCGCCAGTCTGCTCGCAGGAGACGACCTGCTTGGGACGGAGCAGCTGCAGGCGGCAGCAGCTTCTGGAGGAAGGCCCCAAGGCTTGCTGCGAAGCTTGTTCGGCCGACGGAGCCGCTGA
- a CDS encoding F0F1 ATP synthase subunit epsilon, whose amino-acid sequence MSTLLLEIVTPERTVYSKDVNMVIIRGVEGEMGILPNHVPTVTPLKISAVTAKIGSNYENIAVSGGFAEVRHEKVVILAESAELPGEIDVDRAELAKKRAEERIRNRNKETVDHHRAELALQRALNRLNTRG is encoded by the coding sequence ATGAGCACCTTACTGCTTGAAATCGTTACGCCGGAGCGTACCGTTTATTCCAAGGATGTGAACATGGTCATCATCCGCGGAGTAGAGGGCGAGATGGGCATCCTGCCTAATCACGTTCCTACGGTCACGCCTCTGAAGATATCCGCCGTTACGGCGAAGATCGGCAGCAATTATGAAAACATCGCGGTGAGTGGAGGCTTTGCCGAAGTTCGCCACGAGAAAGTCGTCATTCTGGCCGAAAGCGCCGAGCTTCCGGGCGAGATCGATGTGGACCGTGCCGAGCTGGCCAAGAAGCGCGCTGAAGAGCGCATTCGCAACCGCAACAAGGAAACCGTCGATCATCATCGTGCGGAGCTTGCGCTTCAACGTGCGCTCAACCGTCTGAACACCAGAGGTTGA
- the atpD gene encoding F0F1 ATP synthase subunit beta, which yields MSNGRVVQVLGPVVDVEFDNGHLPEILNAIKIEQKAQNSSEKDVKLTLEVATHLGNNTVRCVAMSSTDGLVRGTAAVDTGAAITVPVGPATLGRVFSVVGDPIDNNGDVDRSITLPIHRQAPVFEDLSTQQEVLETGIKVIDLMAPYAKGGKVGLFGGAGVGKTVTMQELIHNIASEHGGISVFAGVGERTREGNDLYHEMSESGVIEKTAMVFGQMNEPPGARLRVALTGLTMAEYFRDQENRDVLLFVDNIFRFTQAGSEVSALLGRMPSAVGYQPTLATEMGQLQERITSTKNGSVTSIQAIYVPADDYTDPAPATAFAHLDSTTNLERNIAAMGIFPAVDPLASSSRVLTPEIVGEEHYQVAQSVKKLLQRYKELLDIIAILGMDELSEEDKLVVLRARRVQLFLSQPLHVAAAFNGMPGLSVRIKDTVRGFKEILEGKHDDLPEPAFHNVGTIEDAVAKAKKLAQEV from the coding sequence ATGAGCAACGGTCGCGTTGTCCAGGTACTGGGACCGGTTGTCGACGTTGAATTCGACAACGGCCATCTGCCAGAAATCCTGAACGCAATTAAGATTGAACAAAAGGCCCAGAACTCTTCCGAAAAAGACGTGAAGCTGACTCTCGAAGTGGCCACCCACCTCGGAAACAACACAGTTCGCTGCGTCGCGATGTCCTCCACGGACGGCCTCGTGCGCGGAACGGCTGCTGTTGATACCGGCGCAGCCATCACCGTACCGGTCGGACCGGCTACGCTCGGCCGCGTATTCAGCGTTGTCGGCGATCCGATCGACAACAACGGTGACGTAGACCGCAGCATCACGCTGCCGATCCACCGTCAAGCTCCGGTATTCGAGGATCTGTCCACGCAGCAGGAAGTTCTGGAAACCGGCATCAAGGTCATCGACCTGATGGCTCCGTACGCCAAGGGCGGCAAGGTCGGCCTGTTCGGCGGCGCCGGCGTAGGCAAAACGGTCACGATGCAGGAGCTTATCCACAACATCGCTTCCGAACACGGCGGTATTTCCGTATTTGCCGGCGTAGGCGAGCGTACTCGTGAGGGCAACGACCTTTACCACGAGATGAGCGAATCCGGCGTTATCGAGAAAACGGCCATGGTATTCGGCCAGATGAACGAGCCTCCAGGCGCGCGTCTTCGCGTAGCCCTGACCGGTCTGACGATGGCGGAATACTTCCGCGATCAAGAAAACCGCGACGTGCTCCTGTTTGTCGACAACATCTTCCGCTTCACTCAAGCGGGCTCCGAAGTATCCGCGCTGCTCGGCCGCATGCCGTCCGCGGTAGGTTACCAGCCGACGCTGGCAACCGAGATGGGCCAGCTGCAAGAGCGCATCACTTCCACGAAGAACGGCTCGGTTACGTCGATCCAGGCGATCTACGTTCCTGCCGATGACTACACCGACCCGGCTCCTGCCACGGCGTTCGCCCACTTGGACTCCACGACCAACCTGGAGCGTAACATCGCCGCTATGGGTATCTTCCCGGCAGTCGACCCGCTGGCTTCGTCCTCGCGCGTCCTGACTCCGGAAATCGTCGGCGAAGAGCACTATCAAGTGGCTCAAAGCGTGAAGAAGCTTCTTCAGCGCTACAAAGAGCTGCTCGATATCATCGCCATCCTCGGCATGGACGAACTGTCCGAGGAAGACAAGCTCGTCGTGCTTCGCGCACGCCGCGTCCAGCTGTTCCTGTCGCAGCCGCTTCACGTTGCAGCAGCATTCAACGGCATGCCTGGCCTGTCCGTACGGATCAAGGATACGGTACGGGGCTTCAAGGAAATTCTTGAAGGCAAGCATGATGATCTTCCGGAACCAGCGTTCCATAACGTCGGAACGATTGAAGACGCCGTTGCCAAAGCGAAGAAGCTCGCTCAAGAGGTTTAA
- the atpG gene encoding ATP synthase F1 subunit gamma, whose protein sequence is MAKGMREIKRSLKSKQNMKQITKAMEMVAAAKLRRAQEAALSARPYTDKIREVVSSIAAGAGSIRHPMLQSREVKRTAYLIVTSDRGLAGGYNINVLRKLSNTIAEKHRSKDEYEILVVGRKGSAYLTRRSMNIAEEVTGISDSPKYGDIKPVAYKAVQGFEEGRYDEVYIVYNRFINAISQIPTMKKLLPLSSDEFTGAAAQYEYEPDAESVLSVLLPKYAETVVYSAILEGKASEFGARMTAMGNATKNATKLIGELTLSYNRARQAAITQEIAEIVGGASAQQ, encoded by the coding sequence ATGGCAAAAGGCATGCGGGAGATCAAGCGCTCGCTCAAGAGCAAGCAGAATATGAAGCAGATCACCAAAGCGATGGAAATGGTCGCTGCGGCGAAGCTTCGCCGCGCGCAGGAGGCGGCATTGTCGGCCCGTCCTTACACGGACAAGATCCGCGAAGTCGTCTCCAGCATCGCCGCCGGCGCAGGCAGCATTCGTCATCCTATGCTGCAGTCGCGCGAGGTGAAGCGCACAGCTTACCTGATCGTGACGTCGGACCGCGGACTCGCTGGCGGTTACAACATCAACGTACTGCGCAAGCTGTCCAATACGATCGCCGAGAAGCACCGGTCCAAGGACGAGTACGAAATCCTCGTTGTCGGCCGTAAAGGCAGCGCCTACTTGACGCGCCGCAGCATGAACATCGCCGAGGAAGTGACGGGAATCTCCGATTCCCCGAAATACGGCGATATCAAGCCGGTCGCCTACAAAGCCGTTCAAGGCTTTGAAGAAGGCCGTTACGATGAGGTCTATATCGTCTACAACCGCTTCATCAATGCCATTTCCCAGATTCCGACGATGAAGAAGCTGCTGCCGCTGAGCTCCGATGAGTTCACCGGTGCTGCGGCGCAGTACGAGTACGAGCCGGATGCGGAATCCGTGCTCAGCGTCCTGCTGCCCAAGTATGCCGAGACGGTCGTGTACAGCGCGATTCTCGAAGGCAAGGCGAGCGAGTTCGGCGCCAGGATGACGGCAATGGGCAATGCGACGAAGAATGCGACGAAGCTCATCGGCGAGCTTACGCTCTCTTACAACCGCGCGCGTCAGGCCGCGATCACCCAAGAAATTGCGGAGATCGTCGGCGGAGCAAGCGCCCAGCAATAA